The following proteins come from a genomic window of Hymenobacter canadensis:
- a CDS encoding tetratricopeptide repeat protein, giving the protein MMPRTPAARWQSAVQNLLDIHRPEQAEQLVRQQLARNPQDVFAHILLSFALYQQNLLEGAREVAQQALALAPAASEAFYVLFLVEDQAGQAPARARALQEALRLQPFNPKYLAAQAQLYLHQNQPAAAQQVAAQGLANHRGHAGCLIALANALHEQQRWPDLAPVLQQLVAAHPNLPKAHQLLGREAMRQQHYAAAQAHFQEVLRLAPTDATALQGARQAIRRQLWIGRAAVWLDVYLTFISEGTKQGKLKAWGHFLLILIPLSLLCIPILLFMGFEAVYWRLHPQVRRLRNRPDAALPYAQQTFWRYGPVAAFTLLLLAWLTGMFWLLVWLGVPESSLGPGLTGGLTTVAMAIWAASKQASEQPLPEKSPLGKVLVAALALALSITCASWPATWPYGPLGVLGLTSWAGFLAIRRARAAAQ; this is encoded by the coding sequence ATGATGCCCAGAACCCCGGCCGCGCGGTGGCAGAGCGCGGTGCAGAACCTGCTGGATATACACCGGCCGGAGCAGGCCGAGCAGCTGGTTCGGCAGCAGCTGGCGCGCAATCCGCAGGATGTATTTGCGCACATCCTGCTCAGCTTTGCGTTGTACCAACAAAACCTGCTGGAAGGGGCCCGGGAAGTAGCTCAGCAGGCGTTGGCCCTGGCCCCGGCCGCCAGTGAGGCATTTTATGTACTGTTTCTGGTGGAAGACCAGGCCGGACAGGCGCCTGCCCGGGCAAGGGCGCTGCAGGAAGCACTCCGCCTGCAGCCCTTCAACCCCAAATACCTGGCGGCTCAGGCTCAGCTTTACTTGCATCAAAACCAGCCAGCCGCGGCGCAGCAAGTTGCCGCGCAGGGCCTCGCCAACCACCGGGGCCACGCCGGCTGCCTGATAGCGCTAGCGAATGCGCTGCATGAGCAGCAGCGCTGGCCAGATCTGGCGCCGGTGCTGCAGCAGCTGGTGGCGGCTCATCCCAACCTGCCGAAAGCGCACCAGCTGCTGGGCCGCGAGGCTATGCGGCAGCAGCACTATGCAGCAGCCCAGGCGCATTTTCAGGAGGTGCTGCGCCTGGCTCCCACCGATGCCACGGCCCTGCAGGGAGCCCGTCAGGCCATCCGCCGCCAACTCTGGATTGGTCGGGCGGCCGTGTGGCTGGATGTTTATCTGACGTTCATCTCAGAAGGCACCAAACAAGGCAAGCTGAAAGCCTGGGGCCACTTTCTGCTGATTCTGATTCCGCTGAGCCTGCTGTGCATACCTATACTGCTCTTCATGGGATTTGAGGCCGTGTACTGGCGCCTGCACCCGCAGGTGCGGCGCCTGCGCAACCGCCCCGACGCGGCCCTGCCTTACGCGCAGCAAACATTCTGGCGGTACGGACCGGTGGCGGCCTTTACGCTGTTGCTGCTGGCCTGGCTCACGGGGATGTTCTGGTTGCTGGTGTGGCTGGGCGTGCCGGAAAGCAGCCTGGGGCCGGGCCTCACGGGCGGGCTTACCACGGTGGCAATGGCCATCTGGGCCGCCTCCAAACAAGCCTCCGAACAACCTTTACCCGAAAAGTCGCCCCTGGGAAAGGTGCTGGTAGCCGCGCTGGCGCTGGCACTCAGTATTACGTGCGCAAGCTGGCCGGCAACTTGGCCATATGGGCCGCTGGGAGTACTGGGGCTTACCAGCTGGGCTGGATTTCTGGCCATTCGCCGAGCCCGGGCGGCAGCACAGTAG
- a CDS encoding tetratricopeptide repeat protein, protein MDSYQSISRVQLLLQHKRPQEAEQEARRQLRDDPDNSFLHCLLALALMELTQLPEAQAEAQQAIHLDPESSFAFYVLSATLQRQHELPAALEAIEQALALDPEDADYQHVLGQLRFQQGQLHAALRAAEAGLQTDPTHVDCLGLRARCLARLGRRDEASADLDEALRHSPSDAGTHADLGWVALERGRAKQAAGHFREALRLNPTSDYAREGLVSALKARFWLYNGFYRFMVWTQTLSPGTRQGLFIGLFLLSRVVPGLLPLYLVLVYMSWFAEPLFNSLLRFNRYGRFALSEADTRYSNQFLALLLSALTLLGAGHYGHLSPLTTAGIVGLGLLFPLVGTQRQWHPKRRQQSKWFGWGLAAAGVLAICFDALALPGEGPLFLTFLGGTLVYVWVMGLRG, encoded by the coding sequence ATGGATTCCTACCAGTCGATTAGCCGCGTGCAACTTCTATTGCAGCATAAGCGCCCCCAGGAGGCCGAGCAGGAAGCCCGCCGCCAGCTCCGCGACGACCCCGACAACAGCTTTCTGCACTGTTTGCTGGCGTTGGCTTTGATGGAGCTGACTCAACTGCCCGAGGCCCAGGCCGAAGCCCAGCAGGCAATCCACCTCGACCCCGAAAGCAGCTTCGCCTTCTACGTGCTGAGCGCCACCCTGCAGCGCCAGCACGAGCTACCGGCGGCGTTGGAAGCCATTGAACAGGCCCTGGCCCTCGACCCCGAAGATGCCGACTACCAGCACGTGCTGGGCCAGCTCCGGTTTCAGCAGGGGCAGCTGCACGCTGCCTTGCGCGCCGCCGAAGCCGGCCTCCAGACCGACCCCACCCACGTTGACTGCCTGGGGCTGCGGGCGCGCTGCCTGGCCCGCCTCGGCCGCCGCGACGAAGCCTCCGCCGACCTCGATGAAGCCCTGCGCCACAGCCCCTCCGACGCCGGCACCCACGCCGACCTGGGCTGGGTGGCCCTGGAGCGCGGCCGCGCCAAGCAGGCCGCCGGCCACTTCCGCGAAGCCCTGCGCCTCAACCCCACCTCCGACTACGCCCGCGAAGGCCTGGTATCGGCCCTGAAAGCCCGTTTCTGGCTCTACAACGGCTTCTACCGCTTCATGGTCTGGACCCAGACGCTGAGCCCAGGCACCCGGCAGGGCCTGTTTATCGGGCTGTTTCTGCTCTCGCGGGTGGTGCCGGGGCTACTGCCGCTGTACTTGGTGCTGGTGTACATGAGCTGGTTTGCCGAGCCGTTGTTCAACTCGCTGCTGCGCTTCAACCGCTACGGCCGCTTTGCCCTCAGCGAGGCTGATACGCGCTATTCCAACCAGTTTCTGGCCTTGCTGCTGAGTGCCCTGACCCTGCTGGGCGCGGGCCATTACGGCCACCTCAGTCCGCTTACTACGGCCGGTATTGTGGGGCTGGGGCTGCTGTTTCCGCTGGTGGGCACCCAGCGGCAGTGGCACCCGAAACGACGTCAGCAGTCGAAGTGGTTTGGCTGGGGGCTGGCGGCCGCGGGCGTGCTGGCCATCTGCTTCGATGCGCTGGCGCTACCGGGTGAGGGGCCGTTGTTCCTGACGTTTCTGGGCGGCACGCTGGTGTACGTGTGGGTGATGGGTTTGCGTGGTTAG
- a CDS encoding tetratricopeptide repeat protein — MNTLQPRRIQVLLRQLRPDLAEAEARRQLARFPESSQLQALLGLSLIRQNKPAESRPAAERAVALDAQNDFAFYVLSLACLQGGQLQEAALHIATALQLQPVVPDYHFLQGSVAFAEGHTQAALTAADQGLCLHPQHVQCLNLRARALSRLGGGADWQPEYQQALREAPTFAPTHVNLGFSHLEHAQFQQAEAHFLQALALDPTSQEARAGVVSTAVSRAGLALPPKAPRPWFVEDKRAGFFLLFPFVLMFLVVFYAALEDVEAATLRQYALPVLAGAVLLFFLPALLIVSFKTLHLSWQLLRPATRHVLPPPHGRLLAVEAGAILAFYLTLAALLLPGTAGVAGLLLVLSLAAVALGQQTLSTVQGRRAGYLCAGGLLVLAVVLGALQPAYGLSWRAVLLYFNLGTWLYLLAFSYLD; from the coding sequence ATGAACACGCTCCAGCCGCGCCGGATTCAGGTTTTGCTGCGCCAGCTGCGCCCCGATCTGGCCGAAGCCGAAGCCCGGCGCCAGCTGGCCCGGTTTCCGGAATCCAGCCAGCTGCAGGCGCTGCTGGGGTTGAGTCTGATTCGCCAGAACAAGCCGGCCGAAAGCCGGCCGGCCGCCGAGCGGGCCGTGGCGCTGGACGCGCAGAACGACTTCGCCTTTTACGTGCTCAGCCTGGCGTGCCTGCAGGGCGGGCAGCTGCAGGAGGCCGCCCTGCACATTGCCACGGCCCTGCAGCTGCAGCCCGTCGTGCCTGACTACCATTTCCTGCAGGGTTCCGTGGCCTTTGCCGAAGGCCATACGCAAGCCGCCCTGACCGCCGCCGACCAAGGCCTGTGCCTGCATCCGCAGCACGTGCAGTGCCTCAACCTCCGGGCGCGGGCCCTGTCGCGGCTGGGTGGCGGGGCCGACTGGCAGCCGGAGTACCAGCAGGCGCTGCGCGAAGCTCCCACGTTTGCGCCCACGCACGTCAATCTGGGGTTCAGCCACCTCGAGCACGCCCAGTTTCAGCAGGCGGAAGCGCATTTTCTGCAGGCCCTGGCCCTCGACCCCACTTCGCAGGAAGCCCGGGCGGGCGTGGTATCCACAGCGGTGTCAAGGGCAGGGCTTGCTCTGCCGCCGAAGGCGCCCAGGCCGTGGTTTGTAGAAGACAAACGGGCCGGTTTTTTCCTGCTTTTCCCGTTTGTGCTGATGTTTCTGGTGGTGTTTTATGCCGCGCTGGAAGACGTGGAAGCTGCCACCCTGCGGCAGTATGCGCTACCGGTGCTGGCCGGGGCAGTGCTGCTTTTTTTCCTGCCAGCTTTGCTGATTGTCAGCTTCAAAACCCTGCACCTGAGCTGGCAGCTGCTGCGGCCCGCTACCCGCCACGTGCTGCCGCCTCCCCACGGCCGGCTACTGGCTGTGGAGGCCGGGGCTATACTGGCGTTCTACCTCACCCTGGCGGCCCTGCTGCTGCCAGGCACTGCGGGCGTGGCCGGGCTATTGCTGGTGCTAAGTTTGGCCGCAGTGGCTCTGGGCCAGCAAACCCTCAGCACCGTGCAGGGCCGCCGCGCGGGCTACCTTTGCGCAGGCGGGCTGCTGGTGCTGGCCGTGGTGCTGGGCGCCTTACAGCCCGCGTACGGCTTGAGTTGGCGGGCCGTGCTGCTGTATTTCAACCTGGGAACCTGGCTCTATCTGCTGGCCTTCTCTTATCTCGATTAA
- a CDS encoding ATP-binding protein: MAALPNPSDLQPLLDALQFSPENVPLRRHVAGLLRQMGRFAEAEDHYRLGLRQAPDDVELQLGLAETYAALLKTSAALVVLEEVLRAHPDHARAHLLHARVLARAGGPPDEARAAYQQALHLDGSLRDTNLDEQLGLRPAAQPATGGAPADYNATHVSDQGLDERALFAGLEKPKITFQDVGGMEAVKEEIGMKMIQPLLHPDLYKAYGKAAGGGLLLYGPPGCGKTYLARATAGEVKASFIHVGINDILDMWMGQSEKKLHELFELARMQAPCVLFFDEVDALAANRHDLRQSAGRTLINQFLEELDGARSSNDGVLILAATNAPWQLDPAFRRPGRFDRIVLVTPPDEPARVAILEVLLRGKPVADDLRLPALAAQTAGLSGADLQAVVDTAVEACLRESMKAGQVRPVQQSHLLAAAKQVRPSTKEWFATAKNYALYSNEGGTYDDILTYLGIKK, from the coding sequence ATGGCCGCCTTACCCAATCCATCCGACTTACAACCCCTGCTCGACGCCCTGCAGTTTTCCCCCGAAAACGTGCCGTTGCGCCGCCACGTAGCTGGCCTGCTGCGCCAGATGGGCCGTTTTGCCGAAGCCGAAGACCACTACCGCCTGGGGTTGCGCCAGGCCCCCGACGACGTGGAGCTGCAGCTGGGTTTGGCCGAAACCTACGCCGCCCTGCTCAAAACCTCGGCCGCGCTGGTGGTGCTGGAAGAGGTGCTGCGCGCCCACCCCGACCACGCCCGCGCCCACCTGCTGCACGCTCGGGTACTGGCCCGCGCCGGCGGCCCGCCCGACGAAGCCCGCGCCGCCTACCAGCAGGCCCTGCACCTCGACGGCAGCCTCCGCGACACCAACCTCGACGAGCAGCTGGGGTTGCGTCCGGCCGCCCAGCCCGCCACCGGCGGCGCCCCGGCCGACTACAATGCCACCCACGTTTCGGACCAGGGCCTGGATGAGCGCGCCCTGTTTGCGGGCCTGGAGAAGCCGAAAATCACGTTTCAGGACGTGGGCGGCATGGAGGCGGTGAAAGAGGAAATCGGGATGAAGATGATTCAGCCACTGCTGCACCCCGACCTCTACAAAGCCTACGGCAAGGCGGCCGGGGGCGGGCTGTTGCTCTACGGCCCGCCCGGCTGCGGCAAAACCTACTTGGCCCGCGCCACAGCCGGCGAGGTAAAGGCCTCGTTTATCCACGTGGGCATCAACGACATTCTGGACATGTGGATGGGCCAGAGCGAGAAGAAGCTGCACGAGCTGTTCGAGCTGGCCCGCATGCAGGCACCCTGCGTGCTGTTTTTCGACGAGGTGGATGCCCTGGCCGCCAACCGCCACGACCTGCGCCAGAGCGCCGGCCGCACCCTCATCAACCAGTTTCTGGAGGAGCTGGACGGGGCCCGCAGCTCCAACGACGGCGTACTGATTCTGGCCGCCACCAACGCCCCCTGGCAGCTCGACCCTGCCTTCCGCCGCCCCGGCCGCTTCGACCGGATTGTGCTGGTGACGCCGCCCGACGAACCCGCCCGCGTGGCCATCCTGGAAGTGCTGCTGCGCGGCAAGCCCGTAGCCGACGACCTGCGCCTGCCTGCCCTGGCCGCCCAGACCGCCGGCCTCTCCGGCGCCGACCTGCAGGCCGTAGTGGATACGGCCGTGGAAGCCTGTCTGCGCGAGTCGATGAAGGCCGGCCAAGTGCGGCCGGTGCAGCAGAGCCATTTGCTGGCCGCCGCCAAACAGGTGCGCCCCAGCACCAAGGAGTGGTTTGCCACGGCCAAAAACTACGCCCTCTACTCCAACGAAGGCGGCACCTACGACGACATCCTGACCTACCTCGGCATCAAAAAATAG
- a CDS encoding ammonium transporter has product MIAPSKKLTSLSMFSLVTLIGLAAVAAFTEVAHPAALAGSLNGADVAWMLTATAFVLIMTPGLSFFYGGMVRPKNVISTMLQSFVAMGVITLVFYFVGFSLAYGDSWHGLIGNPLTFMMLRNVGTAPNPAFAATIPFVLYFAFQLKFAVITPALITGSFAERVRFKGYLAFMVLFCLFIYCPLAHWTWHPEGFLRQWGVLDFAGGTVVHISAGIAALAGAMVLGRRTTHVRKAAFSTPNVPYVLLGTGLLWFGWFGFNAGSSLAANEVAALAFVNTMLASGAALTAWLLVETVHGGKPTALGACIGAVVGLVGITPAAGFVQYGHSIFIGVVASLISYGAVHWKNNRTTLDDTLDVFPCHGLGGIVGMLLTGVFADKVGLVHGSATVFGYHVLGLVIVVTYSFVGSWLLLKLTDRLFGLRVKLQDEELGLDLSQHEESTYHIDEEFERSYRREPVVEGV; this is encoded by the coding sequence ATGATTGCTCCCTCAAAAAAGCTTACCAGTCTGAGCATGTTTTCGCTGGTTACGCTGATCGGGCTGGCGGCGGTGGCGGCCTTCACGGAAGTGGCGCATCCGGCCGCGCTGGCGGGCTCGCTCAACGGCGCCGACGTGGCCTGGATGCTGACGGCCACGGCCTTCGTGCTGATCATGACGCCGGGCCTGTCGTTCTTCTACGGCGGCATGGTGCGGCCCAAAAACGTCATCAGCACCATGCTGCAGAGCTTCGTGGCCATGGGCGTGATTACGCTGGTATTCTACTTTGTGGGTTTCTCACTGGCCTACGGCGACTCCTGGCACGGCCTGATCGGCAATCCGCTGACGTTTATGATGCTGCGCAACGTAGGCACCGCGCCAAATCCGGCGTTTGCGGCTACCATTCCGTTTGTGCTCTACTTCGCGTTTCAGCTCAAGTTTGCCGTTATCACGCCGGCGCTTATTACCGGCTCGTTTGCCGAGCGGGTGCGCTTCAAGGGCTACCTGGCCTTTATGGTGCTGTTTTGCCTGTTCATCTACTGCCCGCTGGCCCACTGGACCTGGCACCCCGAGGGCTTCCTGCGGCAGTGGGGCGTGCTTGACTTTGCTGGCGGCACGGTGGTGCACATTTCGGCGGGCATTGCGGCGCTGGCCGGCGCCATGGTGCTGGGCCGCCGCACCACGCACGTGCGCAAAGCGGCTTTTTCCACGCCCAATGTGCCCTACGTGCTGTTGGGTACCGGGCTGCTGTGGTTCGGCTGGTTCGGCTTCAATGCCGGCTCTTCGCTGGCTGCCAACGAAGTGGCCGCGCTGGCCTTCGTGAACACCATGCTGGCCTCGGGCGCGGCCCTCACGGCCTGGCTGCTGGTCGAAACGGTGCACGGCGGCAAGCCTACCGCGCTGGGCGCCTGCATCGGGGCCGTGGTAGGGCTGGTAGGCATCACGCCGGCAGCGGGCTTCGTGCAGTACGGCCACAGCATTTTCATCGGCGTCGTGGCGTCGCTGATCAGCTACGGGGCCGTGCATTGGAAAAACAACCGCACCACCCTCGACGACACGCTGGATGTGTTTCCGTGCCACGGCCTGGGCGGCATCGTGGGCATGCTGCTTACCGGCGTATTCGCCGATAAAGTGGGTTTGGTGCACGGTTCGGCCACGGTTTTCGGCTACCACGTGCTGGGTTTGGTGATTGTGGTGACCTACTCGTTCGTGGGCTCCTGGCTACTGCTCAAGCTCACCGACCGCCTCTTCGGGCTGCGCGTGAAGCTGCAGGACGAAGAGTTGGGCCTAGACCTGAGCCAGCACGAGGAGTCCACCTACCACATCGATGAAGAATTTGAGCGCAGCTACCGCCGCGAGCCGGTGGTAGAGGGCGTGTAA